A genomic window from Acinetobacter chinensis includes:
- a CDS encoding TnsA endonuclease N-terminal domain-containing protein: MAKPQNSLTEIQIAKRIKEGRGQGSGSTYKPWLRIHEVPSQGLSHRIYSFKTRRTHHLLSNLELGVFLTLDWMGHVQDIREQYPLQRDETIEIASNNGIKHPNIRGINQVMTSDFLVDSTSHKQFVIQVKPLSELKNPRTIEKLEIERRYWASKEIPWYIITEKELNPTVLDNIKWLYSSQTDMHDYDQLLNALSNFEFFCQQHLQMKLSDVCKSIDREYQQDPGQSLADLKQLMAHRLIKFDITQKFKELRVKDIKFYQHQLVEGFLNVANQ; this comes from the coding sequence GATTGCTAAACGAATCAAAGAAGGACGTGGTCAAGGTTCAGGTTCGACCTATAAGCCTTGGTTACGGATTCATGAAGTTCCATCTCAAGGTCTATCTCATCGTATTTATTCATTTAAAACTAGACGTACTCATCATCTGCTATCCAACCTAGAGCTTGGCGTCTTTCTAACTTTAGACTGGATGGGTCATGTCCAAGATATCCGCGAGCAATACCCTCTACAACGAGATGAAACCATTGAGATTGCTTCTAATAATGGCATTAAACATCCTAATATTCGTGGCATCAATCAGGTAATGACTTCGGACTTTTTAGTAGATAGCACATCCCATAAACAATTTGTTATTCAGGTCAAACCTTTATCCGAACTCAAAAATCCTAGAACTATTGAGAAACTAGAAATCGAAAGGCGTTATTGGGCGAGTAAGGAAATTCCTTGGTACATCATTACAGAAAAAGAGCTGAATCCAACTGTACTTGATAATATCAAATGGCTTTATTCATCTCAGACAGATATGCACGATTATGACCAACTGCTTAATGCCTTGAGTAATTTTGAATTTTTCTGCCAACAACACCTACAAATGAAACTATCTGATGTCTGTAAATCTATTGATCGAGAATATCAACAAGACCCTGGTCAATCCTTGGCTGACCTAAAACAACTTATGGCCCATCGCCTAATCAAATTTGATATTACCCAGAAATTCAAAGAATTAAGAGTAAAAGATATCAAATTCTATCAACATCAACTTGTAGAAGGATTCCTCAATGTGGCAAATCAATGA
- a CDS encoding AAA family ATPase, which yields MHPLKVQAVYQDTGVPAYKDNPFIEALPPLLEAYTQTRHLRSSSDPSLQDLNAPRVIRSHSIARLSDEFFQPLNNHILLTERISLMIRGGYVGRNPRTGDLQKHLQNGYERIQKGDLKAFRFESVKSTAQSMVLIGCSGYGKTTSLIRTLSTYPQVIYHPDLNIEQVVYLKIDCSHNGSLKEICLNFFRALDQVLDTQYEKQYGLKRYNIQALLTKMSQLANAHALGLLVIDEIQHLSRSKSGGPQEMLNFFVTMVNTIGVPIMLIGTPKAREIFEADFRSARRGAGFGAIFWEPLQEYIDNQLNPEWIAFTDKLWKQQLLNQRDEFLSDDIRHLWYDLSQGIIDIVVKLFVLAQLRAIATNKERITSKLLQQIYNEELKPVHPMLDALRSGNIEKISRYSDLVIPDMDRKIYDLQQKIKSIPADKSSEDLFKQLITEDERRIYTMFKYEYEPQHLIECIKIAYQEQPTAPRQQIIPIIFNLLSTDSYPSSDIVKLIPQKSEYLKPNQWDTLSQDDLRFIHSQFLTEKDLHKSLLEKNLILEIEKVLLKTG from the coding sequence ATGCATCCATTAAAGGTTCAAGCTGTTTACCAAGATACAGGCGTCCCCGCCTATAAGGACAACCCATTCATTGAAGCTTTACCGCCTTTACTGGAAGCTTACACTCAGACACGTCATTTAAGATCTAGTTCAGATCCTTCACTTCAAGATCTCAATGCCCCACGAGTCATACGCTCACATTCAATTGCTCGTCTTAGTGATGAGTTCTTCCAACCACTTAATAACCACATCCTTTTAACAGAAAGAATCTCGTTGATGATTCGTGGAGGGTATGTCGGAAGGAATCCACGTACAGGTGATCTTCAAAAACACCTACAAAACGGATACGAGCGTATACAGAAAGGTGATCTTAAAGCTTTTAGATTTGAAAGTGTGAAATCAACAGCTCAAAGTATGGTTCTGATTGGCTGTTCTGGATATGGAAAAACGACGTCATTAATTAGAACTCTTTCAACCTATCCTCAAGTTATTTACCACCCTGATCTAAATATTGAGCAAGTCGTTTACCTAAAAATTGATTGTTCACATAATGGTTCCTTAAAAGAAATTTGTTTAAATTTCTTCCGAGCATTAGATCAAGTCCTTGATACTCAATATGAAAAGCAATATGGGCTAAAACGCTACAACATTCAGGCATTACTCACTAAAATGTCACAACTAGCGAATGCTCATGCATTAGGGCTATTGGTCATTGATGAGATCCAGCATTTAAGTCGCTCAAAATCTGGTGGTCCTCAAGAGATGTTAAATTTCTTTGTCACAATGGTAAATACTATTGGTGTACCTATCATGTTAATTGGTACACCTAAAGCCAGAGAAATTTTTGAGGCTGATTTTCGCTCAGCACGTAGAGGAGCTGGTTTTGGGGCCATTTTCTGGGAGCCATTACAAGAATATATTGATAATCAGCTTAACCCTGAATGGATAGCTTTTACAGATAAACTTTGGAAACAGCAATTACTCAACCAAAGGGATGAATTTTTATCAGATGATATTCGACATCTTTGGTATGACTTGAGCCAAGGGATTATTGATATTGTAGTGAAATTATTTGTTCTTGCTCAACTAAGGGCTATCGCAACAAATAAAGAGAGAATTACATCCAAGTTATTACAACAAATTTATAATGAAGAATTGAAACCAGTACATCCAATGCTTGATGCTTTACGATCAGGAAATATTGAAAAAATTTCACGCTATTCTGATTTAGTTATCCCTGATATGGATCGTAAAATTTATGATCTTCAACAAAAAATTAAAAGTATACCTGCTGATAAATCATCAGAAGACCTTTTTAAACAATTGATTACTGAAGATGAGCGTCGTATTTATACTATGTTCAAATATGAGTATGAACCACAACACCTGATTGAATGTATCAAGATTGCATATCAAGAGCAGCCAACAGCTCCACGCCAACAGATTATTCCAATTATTTTTAACTTATTATCTACTGATAGCTATCCATCAAGCGATATTGTTAAATTAATACCCCAAAAATCAGAATACTTAAAGCCTAATCAATGGGATACATTATCTCAAGATGATTTACGCTTTATTCATTCTCAATTTCTCACAGAAAAAGATTTACATAAATCACTTTTAGAAAAAAATTTGATTTTAGAGATAGAAAAAGTTTTATTAAAGACTGGATAA
- a CDS encoding DDE-type integrase/transposase/recombinase — protein MWQINEVLKFDDQLYRILFIDFGDIFWIQINKKNALPEVVREEALSEYLDNERLTRAKDPFVNLILEEPALDSVAFIKRDKAFNLIREIIQEPNHYEPSIRATLIHKIESSGLVSKPTIYKYLRKYWQRGQIPNALLPDYKNSGAPGKTRTEINTKKNGRKRQFGDGEGCQITLEIERLFRLTISKYLLVNSPLKTTEAFQKFQSLYEQYYPKEDSKNYPTLRQFRYFYHREYTKPQLIEAQTNSTDFKKDKRPLSATSTSSVLGPGSRYEIDATIADIYLVADDDRTKIIGRPTFYSISDVFSRMITGFYVGVDNPSYAIAMQTVSVACSSKVILCKEFDIEISEDEWPTIGLPSAILADRAEMLSEQAETLTNGYNVRLETAPPRRGDAKAVVESCFRTIQAEFKPYAPGIVQGHRIKKHGESDYRLEAALTLKEFTQIIIQAILFRNNHHVLEKYDRDEDIPEDIPSIPLHLWNWGIQNRMGKLRTVDAEQFRVSLLPRIKVSISPLGINAWGLYYNSSEILREGWLHRSKEIQRPQNLKAAYDPHNTNKIYLFPNSASQSYWTCSLNIRSRAYANMSFWEVWDKQYLEKYAQANTKHAETPHSIAFKRSVQAIIDNAKKQTPKSTQSNRERISQIRTNKKEQRQKTNLAPLPESQQMANIIKFNKSVDDDDYSLPFSPGLFSDDEE, from the coding sequence ATGTGGCAAATCAATGAGGTTCTTAAATTTGATGATCAACTTTACCGTATTCTTTTTATTGATTTTGGAGATATATTCTGGATTCAGATCAATAAAAAGAATGCTTTACCTGAAGTAGTGAGAGAAGAAGCTCTTTCTGAATACTTAGATAATGAACGCTTAACACGCGCTAAAGACCCTTTTGTCAATTTGATTTTAGAAGAACCGGCTTTAGACTCTGTTGCCTTTATCAAAAGAGACAAGGCTTTCAATCTTATAAGAGAAATTATCCAAGAACCGAACCACTATGAACCATCAATTCGGGCAACTTTAATTCATAAAATTGAGTCTTCTGGTTTGGTGTCTAAACCAACGATTTATAAATATCTGCGAAAATATTGGCAAAGAGGACAAATTCCCAACGCACTATTGCCAGATTATAAAAATAGTGGTGCCCCCGGTAAAACTCGGACAGAAATTAACACCAAGAAAAATGGACGTAAACGTCAATTTGGTGATGGTGAAGGTTGTCAAATTACCCTTGAAATAGAAAGACTATTTAGATTGACGATCTCTAAATATCTACTCGTAAATAGTCCACTCAAAACAACAGAAGCTTTTCAAAAGTTCCAAAGCTTATATGAACAGTACTACCCCAAAGAAGATAGCAAGAATTATCCAACTTTAAGACAATTCCGGTATTTTTATCATCGAGAATACACAAAACCCCAACTTATCGAAGCTCAAACAAATTCTACTGATTTTAAAAAAGATAAGCGTCCATTATCTGCAACAAGCACTTCAAGTGTACTTGGACCTGGTAGCCGTTATGAAATTGATGCAACGATTGCTGATATTTATTTAGTTGCAGATGATGATCGTACAAAGATTATAGGTAGACCGACCTTTTATAGCATAAGTGATGTTTTCAGCCGCATGATCACTGGTTTTTATGTCGGTGTTGATAACCCTTCATATGCAATTGCTATGCAAACTGTGTCCGTTGCCTGTAGTAGTAAAGTTATTCTTTGCAAAGAGTTTGATATCGAAATATCTGAAGATGAGTGGCCGACTATTGGTTTACCAAGTGCAATTCTTGCTGACCGAGCAGAAATGTTGAGTGAACAAGCTGAAACTCTGACCAACGGCTATAATGTTCGTTTGGAAACAGCTCCACCAAGACGAGGAGATGCCAAAGCAGTTGTTGAAAGCTGCTTTCGTACCATTCAAGCTGAATTTAAACCCTATGCTCCTGGTATTGTTCAAGGTCATCGGATTAAGAAACATGGCGAATCTGATTATAGACTTGAAGCAGCACTTACCTTAAAAGAATTCACTCAAATTATTATTCAGGCGATTCTATTTCGTAACAATCATCATGTTCTCGAAAAATATGATCGAGATGAGGACATCCCTGAAGATATCCCTTCTATTCCACTACACCTTTGGAATTGGGGAATTCAAAACCGTATGGGCAAGCTTCGTACAGTTGATGCTGAACAATTTCGAGTTTCTTTGTTGCCACGGATCAAAGTTTCAATCTCCCCACTAGGAATCAATGCATGGGGATTGTATTACAATAGTAGTGAAATCTTACGAGAAGGCTGGTTACACCGTAGTAAGGAAATACAACGTCCTCAGAACCTAAAAGCAGCATATGATCCTCACAACACAAATAAAATCTATCTTTTCCCAAATTCTGCCAGCCAATCCTATTGGACTTGTTCCTTAAATATTCGGAGCCGTGCTTATGCCAATATGAGTTTTTGGGAGGTTTGGGACAAGCAATATCTTGAGAAATATGCGCAAGCGAATACTAAACATGCAGAAACTCCACACAGTATCGCTTTTAAAAGATCAGTTCAAGCAATCATTGATAATGCAAAAAAGCAAACACCTAAATCAACTCAATCAAACCGTGAAAGAATTAGCCAAATTCGAACCAATAAAAAGGAACAGAGGCAAAAAACTAATTTAGCTCCTTTACCAGAAAGTCAACAAATGGCTAATATTATAAAGTTTAATAAATCAGTAGATGATGATGACTATAGTCTCCCATTCTCTCCTGGACTATTCAGTGATGATGAGGAGTAA